AAGCGCTTGCGCGTCACCAGCGACGCCGCGAGCACGCCTTCCGGAGTCGGCGCGCGGGGAGGCTCACGGGTTCGCGCGGTACGCGTCCAGGTACGGGCGGAGCAGCCGGTCCAGGAGTGCCAGCGCGGGCGCCCGGCCGCCCCCGTCGATGTCCTGGGACGCGCGGAGCACGGCCGCGTTGACCAGTTCGGCCATCCGCTCCGGCTCGGGCTCGCCGAGCAGGCGCAGGGAGTCGACGAGCGGCTCCTGGAGCCGGGCGTGCAGGTGCGCGCTGTGCTCGCGCAGCACCGCGGGGTCCACCACGGTCCGCAGGGCCCGCGCGACGGCCTGGTCCGGGCCCGCGAACAGCTCGACGTTGGCCTCCACGTACGCCCAGACGCGGTCCGCCGGGCCGGTCGCCGCCGCGACGTGGTCGAGCACCCGGGAGGCCCACGTCGGGAAGACGTCCGAGACCACGGCCTCCAGCAGGTCGTCCGCCGAGGGGAAGTACTGGTAGATGCTGGACCTCGCGAGACCGACGCGCGCCGCCGCGTCCGCCAGCGACGGCGCCGCGCCCGTCTCGGCGAGCAACGCGCGCGCCGCGTCCAGGATGGCCCGCCGCTGCCGTGCGCGGTGCTCTGCGACGGTGGGCGCCTGGATGCGGGGCACGTTCTCCTCCTGGTCGGTGACGCCGTCCACTACACCGCGGTGC
This region of Saccharothrix longispora genomic DNA includes:
- a CDS encoding TetR/AcrR family transcriptional regulator, translating into MDGVTDQEENVPRIQAPTVAEHRARQRRAILDAARALLAETGAAPSLADAAARVGLARSSIYQYFPSADDLLEAVVSDVFPTWASRVLDHVAAATGPADRVWAYVEANVELFAGPDQAVARALRTVVDPAVLREHSAHLHARLQEPLVDSLRLLGEPEPERMAELVNAAVLRASQDIDGGGRAPALALLDRLLRPYLDAYRANP